One genomic region from Reichenbachiella ulvae encodes:
- a CDS encoding T9SS type A sorting domain-containing protein, producing MDPWFSNGYDLSVSGDFINDNTYDAGANTTNFNGGVQNISGSTSTTFNNLTVNSTTSLTLQNTISVSQDLSINTGFLNDNGNNISLEGDLYITTEHVSDGTGGIYLDNQTTSQTIYLPDNEAEVDLLYINNPYGASLTDNSATSTSLTIDVNLGLDEGNLRIEDNRLILDPDATVTTTDPLSFGTTRMISINGVKKSDGVEKEFAASVDTAPFVIPIGTPDKYTPVTLDVDNSDDPGSILIKPINSIHPSATGLDALNYYWVISTNPFTVSNFVGSISFQYEEEDANNTGQNESTWENKAARLITPSWLKPSGNLVDITNNIMTFTNSDLSSGGSTTFDGEFTIGNDLPNILAKFTSVNTGSWNVGTNWNVDRDADEVYNEATDDAPLEIIPQPGSIVVVETGHEMTMSTSTDNNQNIFSVEINGVLNIADTDGHNFGEVTGSGTLKTYSSTLPGGDYDAFFTTTDGALELAGSGSYTISPDFTAIRALTVSGGGTKTLPSFSLSIGSDGLTIDESTILDNSVNNNSVSISGDADIVNGTMNLGNSSATLAAQNFTLTAGTFTSAGGVLDLSGNLAINGGTFNSGSGVHTIAGNMTLGASATFNNNNGTFSFDGTTNQSLAGDFSSETFNNVQVNKSAGSLNLATNASVYISNTLTLDGGNLNTQATGATLRMTNGVGSITQNSGFVSGPLQVDLNDGNNFSFPVGKSSSFKPLAIAIQNASQSANPLTWEVEYYIGNPGGYSSASNTGIDINSIQTNTNPDEQVVNVYGIEYWRIDTPGGTATADQISLDISNTGLTTDQINDELIQVMTWNNTNGEWDHLGGTSTGVPSSANVTSTSTLSFNERIVTSGSEDPSALPVELISFTANLLEDAVEIKWSTASEIDNDYFVIERSTDGKIYEALGEVTGFGTTNERQDYSFIDDRPYFGISYYRLVQYDFDGTESIFGPLSINNDQFKEGIDLNLYPNPSTSGEFNLKINSGDENSLIQLVIYDMSGQMIYSNQYSAQLGTQIIPININNQSGPGIYHVKVSQGYNQVIQKLVIR from the coding sequence GTGGATCCTTGGTTCTCGAATGGCTATGACCTTTCTGTCTCTGGTGATTTTATCAATGATAACACATACGATGCAGGAGCAAACACTACCAACTTTAATGGAGGTGTTCAAAACATTTCTGGGAGCACAAGCACTACTTTTAATAACTTAACTGTTAATTCTACCACAAGCCTAACATTACAAAATACAATTAGTGTGTCTCAAGATCTAAGTATCAACACTGGGTTCTTAAATGACAATGGGAACAATATAAGCCTGGAAGGAGATCTATATATTACGACAGAACACGTGAGTGATGGTACCGGTGGTATTTATCTAGACAACCAAACCACCAGCCAAACCATTTATCTCCCTGATAATGAAGCAGAAGTTGACCTTTTGTATATCAACAATCCATATGGAGCGTCTCTAACAGACAACTCAGCTACTTCTACCTCTCTCACCATTGATGTAAATTTGGGACTGGATGAAGGTAACCTCAGAATAGAGGATAATCGACTGATTTTAGACCCAGATGCAACTGTTACCACGACTGATCCCCTTTCCTTTGGTACTACAAGAATGATATCTATCAATGGAGTTAAGAAAAGTGATGGGGTTGAAAAAGAATTCGCGGCAAGCGTTGATACCGCACCATTTGTAATTCCCATTGGTACTCCGGACAAATATACTCCGGTAACTTTGGATGTAGACAATTCGGATGATCCTGGTTCTATTTTGATTAAACCTATTAATAGCATTCACCCTTCAGCCACAGGTCTTGATGCCCTTAATTACTATTGGGTCATCTCAACCAATCCATTTACAGTCAGTAATTTTGTAGGTAGCATCTCGTTTCAATATGAAGAAGAGGACGCCAACAATACAGGCCAAAATGAATCTACTTGGGAGAATAAAGCCGCAAGACTAATTACCCCTTCCTGGCTCAAGCCTTCTGGCAATCTGGTAGATATTACCAACAACATTATGACCTTTACTAATAGTGACTTATCCTCTGGCGGAAGCACCACCTTCGATGGAGAATTCACCATTGGAAATGATTTACCCAATATTCTGGCAAAATTCACCTCCGTAAATACTGGATCATGGAACGTAGGAACTAACTGGAATGTGGATAGAGATGCAGATGAGGTGTACAATGAGGCTACTGATGATGCGCCATTGGAGATCATTCCTCAACCAGGTTCTATTGTTGTAGTAGAAACAGGGCATGAAATGACCATGTCCACCTCCACAGACAATAATCAAAACATTTTCAGCGTGGAGATCAATGGAGTATTAAATATTGCAGATACGGATGGACACAATTTCGGTGAGGTCACAGGTTCAGGTACACTCAAGACTTATAGCAGCACACTGCCTGGAGGAGATTATGATGCTTTTTTCACCACAACTGATGGTGCACTAGAGTTGGCCGGAAGCGGAAGCTATACTATTTCACCAGATTTCACCGCTATTCGCGCTCTGACCGTTTCTGGAGGTGGCACTAAGACGCTACCTTCATTTTCATTAAGTATTGGTTCAGATGGTCTAACAATAGATGAATCCACTATATTGGACAATTCAGTTAATAATAATAGTGTCAGTATCTCCGGTGATGCAGATATAGTGAACGGCACTATGAATCTGGGGAACAGCAGTGCTACTCTGGCTGCTCAGAATTTCACGTTAACTGCAGGCACATTCACCAGCGCAGGTGGAGTGTTAGACCTGTCTGGAAATTTGGCTATCAATGGAGGCACATTCAACTCTGGAAGTGGTGTGCATACCATAGCAGGAAACATGACATTAGGTGCATCTGCTACATTCAATAACAACAATGGAACTTTTTCTTTTGACGGTACAACAAACCAAAGCCTGGCTGGTGACTTCTCAAGCGAAACATTCAATAATGTACAGGTTAACAAAAGTGCGGGGAGCTTAAATTTAGCGACTAATGCTTCTGTTTATATTAGTAACACGCTGACTCTTGATGGTGGAAATCTAAACACACAAGCTACTGGAGCAACTCTACGAATGACAAATGGAGTTGGAAGTATCACCCAGAACAGCGGTTTTGTAAGTGGCCCTTTACAAGTAGATTTGAATGATGGGAATAATTTCTCCTTCCCTGTTGGAAAGAGCTCCAGCTTTAAGCCATTAGCCATAGCCATACAAAATGCTTCACAATCAGCTAACCCACTAACCTGGGAAGTGGAGTATTATATAGGCAATCCAGGTGGCTATAGTAGTGCGAGCAATACAGGTATAGATATCAATTCGATTCAAACCAATACTAACCCGGACGAACAAGTGGTCAACGTATACGGAATCGAATATTGGAGAATTGACACACCGGGAGGAACAGCTACAGCAGATCAAATCAGTCTGGACATTAGTAATACAGGCTTAACTACGGATCAAATCAATGACGAATTGATTCAAGTCATGACCTGGAACAATACCAATGGAGAATGGGATCATTTGGGTGGTACAAGTACGGGAGTACCAAGTTCTGCTAATGTAACTTCTACAAGTACCTTATCCTTTAATGAAAGGATCGTAACCAGTGGTAGTGAGGACCCCTCTGCTTTGCCAGTAGAGTTGATCAGCTTTACTGCAAATCTATTGGAAGATGCCGTAGAGATCAAATGGTCAACCGCTTCAGAAATTGACAATGATTATTTTGTAATTGAAAGGTCAACAGATGGAAAAATCTATGAAGCACTTGGAGAGGTAACAGGTTTTGGCACTACCAACGAACGACAAGATTATAGTTTCATTGACGATAGACCTTATTTTGGGATTTCCTATTATAGACTTGTTCAATATGATTTTGACGGAACGGAAAGCATTTTCGGTCCATTATCGATCAACAATGATCAATTCAAAGAAGGAATTGATTTGAATTTGTATCCAAATCCATCAACATCAGGTGAGTTTAATTTGAAAATTAATTCGGGTGATGAAAATAGTCTGATACAATTGGTGATTTATGATATGTCAGGGCAAATGATCTACTCCAACCAGTATTCAGCACAATTGGGTACACAAATCATCCCAATTAATATAAATAACCAATCAGGTCCCGGGATCTATCACGTCAAGGTAAGTCAAGGTTACAATCAAGTCATACAAAAGTTGGTAATAAGATAA